One part of the Terriglobia bacterium genome encodes these proteins:
- a CDS encoding helix-turn-helix domain-containing protein: MRYERGERVDLRVTAIPPLAKSMPPSRIKKIRAALHASQPKFARLLNVSTQTVQSWEQGVRQPRQAALKLLTIADRYPQALLDVPGTLPFAQQRVGN; encoded by the coding sequence TTGCGATACGAGCGCGGTGAGCGGGTCGATTTGCGTGTCACCGCGATCCCGCCGCTCGCAAAGAGCATGCCACCAAGCCGAATCAAGAAAATTAGAGCAGCGTTGCATGCGAGTCAGCCCAAGTTCGCACGACTGCTGAATGTCAGCACGCAAACAGTCCAAAGTTGGGAACAGGGCGTGCGCCAGCCACGGCAAGCCGCACTGAAGCTCTTGACGATCGCAGATAGGTACCCGCAAGCATTGCTCGATGTGCCGGGCACCCTACCTTTTGCGCAGCAAAGGGTGGGCAATTAG
- a CDS encoding type II toxin-antitoxin system RelE/ParE family toxin, which translates to MVFIESRPFTQRLAQLARASSEEVLSAIQDELLKNPERGRLVQGTGGVRKARTGNPGRQKGSRGGFRYFFLYLLRKQHIHLLALLDKGEQEDISKEERKVLQALVDQIKKS; encoded by the coding sequence GTGGTATTTATCGAATCGCGCCCGTTCACGCAGAGACTAGCCCAGCTCGCGAGAGCATCTTCGGAAGAGGTTCTTTCTGCGATTCAGGACGAGCTTCTCAAAAACCCGGAGCGGGGCAGGTTAGTTCAGGGGACCGGCGGCGTGCGCAAAGCTCGCACCGGCAACCCAGGGCGGCAAAAGGGCAGTCGCGGAGGATTCAGGTACTTCTTCCTGTACCTTTTGCGGAAGCAGCACATTCATCTTCTGGCGCTTCTCGACAAAGGCGAACAGGAGGACATTTCCAAGGAGGAACGGAAAGTCTTGCAGGCTCTGGTCGATCAGATCAAGAAATCATGA